In Castanea sativa cultivar Marrone di Chiusa Pesio chromosome 6, ASM4071231v1, a single window of DNA contains:
- the LOC142639294 gene encoding serine carboxypeptidase-like, with protein MESSTISLSLLFTFLSLFSLSSSINFNEDIHISRSNLPSVQAEKFIRELNLFPKTKINVVDRPGFSSAEPKKIVEKRFAFPDLVGSGVTVDDLGHHAGYYDIEHSHAARLFYFFFESRTNKKDPVVIWLTGGPGCSSELAMFYENGPFTIANNMSLVWNEYGWDKASNLLYVDQPTGTGFSYTSDKRDIRHNEDGVSNDLYDFLQAFFVEHPEFAENDFYITGESYAGHYIPAFAARVHRGNKANEGIHINLKGFAIGNGLTDPAIQYKAYTDYALDMGLISKTAYNRISKVIPVCETAIKLCGTDGTISCVASYFVCNTIFSSIIALAGDINYYDIRKKCEGPLCYDFSNMDKFLNQESVRNALGVGDLDFVSCSPTVYQAMLVDWMRNLEVGIPTLLEDGIKLLVYAGEYDLICNWLGNSRWVHAMEWSGQQKFVASPEVHFEVNGSTAGVLKSHGPLSFLKVHDAGHMVPMDQPKAALEMLIRWTQGKLTEVPSDDTGIFIAEM; from the exons ATGGAGTCCtcaacaatctctctctctcttctcttcactTTCCTttccctcttctctctctcttcctcgaTCAACTTCAACGAGGACATTCATATATCTCGGTCGAACTTGCCATCGGTCCAAGCCGAGAAGTTTATCAGAGAACTCAATTTGTTccccaaaaccaaaatcaacGTCGTCGACCGTCCAGGTTTCTCCTCCGCCGAACCCAAGAAGATCGTCGAGAAACGGTTCGCTTTTCCCGACCTCGTCGGCTCTGGAGTCACCGTCGACGATTTGGGCCACCACGCTGGCTACTACGATATCGAGCATTCCCATGCCGCTAG gttgttttactttttctttgaaTCGCGCACCAACAAGAAAGACCCTGTTGTTATCTGGTTGACCGGAGGGCCGGGATGTAGTAGTGAATTGGCTATGTTTTATGAAAATGGTCCTTTTACTATTGCAAACAACATGTCTCTTGTGTGGAACGAGTACGGTTGGGACAAG GCTTCAAACCTCCTCTATGTTGATCAGCCAACTGGGACTGGCTTTAGTTATACTTCTGATAAACGCGACATCCGTCACAATGAAGATGGTGTTAGTAATGACCTTTATGACTTCTTGCAG GCTTTCTTTGTGGAGCATCCTGAATTTGCAGAGAATGACTTCTACATAACTGGGGAATCTTATGCTGGGCACTACATCCCTGCCTTTGCTGCTCGAGTTCACCGTGGAAACAAAGCTAACGAAGGAATTCATATAAACCTAAAG GGATTTGCCATTGGTAATGGACTTACCGACCCTGCAATCCAATATAAAGCTTACACTGATTATGCACTGGACATGGGCTTGATTTCAAAAACTGCTTACAATCGCATTAGCAAGGTGATTCCAGTCTGTGAAACCGCGATCAAGCTTTGTG gcaCTGATGGTACAATCTCTTGTGTGGCTTCATATTTTGTTTGTAATACTATATTCAGTAGCATCATTGCCCTTGCTGGCGACATCAAT TATTATGACATTAGAAAGAAGTGTGAGGGGCCCCTCTGTTATGATTTCTCAAACATGGATAAGTTCCTAAACCAGGAATCTGTTAGGAATGCACTAGGAGTTGGGGATTTAGACTTTGTGTCGTGTAGCCCTACAGTGTATCAGGCCATGTTGGTAGACTGGATGAGGAATCTCGAAGTGGGTATTCCTACGCTTCTTGAGGATGGAATCAAATTGCTTGTGTATGCTGGAGAATATGATCTCATATGCAACTGGCTTG GTAACTCAAGATGGGTTCATGCTATGGAATGGTCTGGTCAGCAAAAGTTTGTAGCATCCCCTGAAGTTCATTTTGAAGTCAATGGTTCAACAGCTGGAGTACTGAAAAGCCATGGACCTCTCAGTTTCCttaag GTCCACGATGCGGGTCACATGGTTCCTATGGACCAGCCCAAAGCTGCATTAGAGATGCTGATAAGGTGGACTCAGGGAAAACTTACTGAAGTGCCATCTGATGATACTGGAATATTTATTGCTGAGATGTGA